Proteins found in one Acidobacteriota bacterium genomic segment:
- a CDS encoding restriction endonuclease — MPVPDDQTLMLPALKALSGGREIRLSEIRRRVATAERLTAEDLQELLPSGQQAVFSNRIAWAVSYVTRAGLVERVRRGVYQVSTQGAQLLDQAPARIDIKLLDGYPAFAKWRSQRRTNQPPAEPPPGEDQGEPVKTPEEALEGFTRQLREALETEVLDRLRQADPKFLERVVVDLLIAMGYGGGDATMGQVIGRSGDGGIDGTIREDALGLDEVYLQAKKYSEGNTVGAGALRNFAGAIDAAGTNKGVFVTTTSFTAAAREYVRLSPKRIILIDGAELARLMVAHGVGVRTRIRYEVKRIDEDYFEQEAF, encoded by the coding sequence ATGCCCGTTCCTGACGATCAAACGCTGATGCTGCCGGCCCTCAAGGCGCTTTCCGGCGGTAGGGAAATACGGCTTTCCGAGATTCGCAGGAGGGTTGCCACCGCCGAGCGACTAACGGCCGAGGATCTCCAGGAGTTGCTCCCGAGTGGGCAGCAGGCGGTGTTTTCGAATCGAATCGCTTGGGCGGTATCCTATGTGACCCGAGCAGGTCTAGTCGAGAGGGTTCGCCGCGGTGTCTATCAGGTGTCGACACAAGGCGCGCAATTGCTTGATCAAGCACCAGCCCGGATCGACATCAAGCTTCTCGATGGATACCCGGCATTTGCCAAGTGGCGTTCCCAGCGCAGAACAAATCAACCGCCAGCGGAACCCCCTCCGGGCGAAGACCAGGGTGAGCCGGTGAAGACGCCGGAGGAGGCCTTGGAGGGATTCACCCGACAATTGCGCGAGGCCCTTGAGACGGAGGTGCTGGACCGGCTTCGGCAGGCGGATCCCAAGTTTCTCGAACGAGTAGTGGTGGATCTACTAATCGCCATGGGCTATGGCGGGGGCGACGCCACGATGGGGCAGGTGATCGGGCGCTCTGGTGACGGTGGGATCGACGGCACGATTCGGGAAGATGCACTCGGCTTGGACGAGGTCTATCTCCAGGCGAAGAAATATTCTGAGGGCAATACCGTGGGCGCCGGAGCCCTGCGCAACTTTGCCGGCGCGATCGATGCGGCGGGGACTAACAAGGGTGTATTTGTCACCACCACCAGCTTTACAGCCGCCGCCAGGGAATATGTCAGGTTGAGCCCCAAGCGCATTATCTTGATCGACGGGGCAGAACTGGCGCGCTTAATGGTTGCTCACGGCGTGGGTGTCCGAACACGGATTCGCTATGAGGTCAAGCGAATCGACGAAGACTACTTCGAGCAGGAAGCCTTTTAG
- a CDS encoding site-specific integrase codes for MSTRELVPKNPDSLSKNRLEGAFPTVLARVGKAACFAADEFFRARLSNPHTRTAYAHQVSRVLTWCEDQGLELRQVTPGLAGRFLEELPYKAPTNNWALAALRHFFDILVARHAVLLNLRFGQCPFCWCTCGTYYCTRKDRNRFDRRPWRCCVERGTSI; via the coding sequence ATGAGCACTCGGGAACTCGTCCCGAAAAACCCCGATTCGCTCTCGAAAAACCGGCTCGAAGGGGCCTTCCCGACGGTCCTCGCGCGGGTCGGCAAGGCGGCTTGCTTCGCCGCAGACGAGTTCTTTCGGGCTCGGCTCTCCAATCCCCACACCCGGACCGCCTACGCCCATCAAGTGAGTCGCGTCCTGACTTGGTGTGAGGACCAGGGACTGGAGCTGCGCCAGGTGACGCCCGGCTTGGCCGGCCGGTTCCTGGAGGAGCTCCCTTACAAAGCGCCGACCAACAACTGGGCCCTGGCGGCGCTACGGCATTTCTTCGACATCCTGGTGGCGCGCCACGCGGTCCTCCTCAACCTCCGATTTGGGCAATGTCCGTTTTGCTGGTGTACCTGCGGAACGTATTATTGTACGCGTAAAGACCGCAACCGCTTCGATCGAAGGCCGTGGCGTTGCTGTGTCGAACGAGGAACTTCAATTTAG
- a CDS encoding IS1595 family transposase, whose translation MFPDEETATKWLEKTRWPDDRPCPHCGDCDTYKMKSGKPMPYRCRGCWKFFSVRTKTVMERSHIPLKKWVWAIYLSMTSLKGVSSMKLHRDLGISQRSAWFMAHRLREAMMPPARHRFEGPVEIDEVFMGGKRRNMSNKRRKQFSGRGAAGKTAVVGIKDRPSNQVAAKVIGKANRETVFPLISRHVQFGAVHYSDDSPIYEVLPNHWSVKHTLHEYVRGDVHTNGIESFWSMLKRAHAGTFHKLSVKHLHRYVNEFATRHNLRELDTIELMRAVVARMICKRLMYKDLTADNGLPSGDRGQ comes from the coding sequence ATGTTTCCAGATGAGGAAACCGCGACCAAATGGCTTGAGAAGACCCGCTGGCCCGACGATCGCCCCTGCCCCCATTGCGGGGACTGCGACACCTACAAGATGAAGTCCGGCAAGCCGATGCCCTACCGCTGTCGGGGCTGCTGGAAGTTCTTCTCTGTCCGCACGAAAACCGTCATGGAGCGGTCGCATATTCCGCTGAAAAAGTGGGTCTGGGCCATCTACTTGTCTATGACCAGCCTCAAGGGTGTCTCCTCCATGAAGCTTCACCGGGACCTCGGGATCTCGCAGCGGTCCGCCTGGTTCATGGCGCACCGGCTGCGCGAAGCTATGATGCCGCCCGCCCGGCACCGCTTCGAGGGTCCGGTTGAGATCGACGAGGTTTTCATGGGAGGCAAACGGCGGAATATGTCCAACAAGCGCCGCAAGCAGTTCTCAGGACGCGGCGCAGCGGGCAAGACAGCCGTGGTCGGGATCAAGGATCGCCCCTCAAATCAGGTCGCGGCGAAGGTCATCGGCAAGGCCAACCGGGAAACCGTGTTCCCTCTGATCTCCCGCCACGTCCAGTTCGGAGCTGTCCACTACAGCGACGACTCCCCTATCTACGAAGTCCTCCCCAATCACTGGTCGGTGAAGCACACCCTTCACGAGTATGTCCGCGGGGACGTTCACACCAACGGGATCGAATCGTTCTGGTCCATGCTCAAGCGTGCTCACGCGGGGACGTTCCACAAGCTGAGCGTCAAGCACCTCCACCGGTACGTCAACGAGTTTGCGACTCGCCACAACCTCCGGGAACTCGATACCATTGAATTGATGCGCGCGGTCGTGGCCCGAATGATTTGCAAGAGGTTGATGTACAAAGACCTCACAGCCGACAACGGGCTTCCGAGCGGGGACAGGGGGCAGTGA